One region of Wyeomyia smithii strain HCP4-BCI-WySm-NY-G18 chromosome 3, ASM2978416v1, whole genome shotgun sequence genomic DNA includes:
- the LOC129731216 gene encoding uncharacterized protein LOC129731216: MYNKYVVFFVSMNVVISICNPISRLKRQLFSPPEGCTVSHQEIEELITLTKNLNAAVEGSLIATRSGFDEVESNRDKCAKKLSQFRETVQGIIQIYKSVSRGTVDNVQFDREKARYQTDIQRLLQRIDNLKRDVEDSYRSEVESLRNNMQNFKVQVDDNLKLLEEEKSKSKSAWVQLCIANIRAGRIDDATKGFTNIDKPSYQKIITEVYENRPENADSVMNFLEAVDLYHEPITGYEILYDYMKRNNQLNGSRGRRLLTHIMALIAADDENSTRAINLLSTFKSDV, encoded by the coding sequence ATGTATAATAAGTACGTAGTTTTTTTCGTGTCTATGAATGTGGTTATCTCGATTTGTAACCCAATCTCCCGGTTGAAGCGACAACTTTTCAGTCCTCCGGAAGGATGCACAGTTTCTCATCAAGAAATCGAAGAATTAATAACTCTCACCAAAAATTTGAATGCCGCTGTGGAAGGTTCCCTAATTGCCACCCGATCAGGGTTCGATGAGGTTGAGAGTAACCGGGACAAATGTGCAAAAAAATTGTCCCAATTTCGTGAAACAGTGCAGGGAATAATTCAAATCTACAAATCAGTTAGTCGGGGCACCGTGGACAATGTGCAATTTGACCGAGAAAAAGCTCGTTATCAAACGGATATACAACGCCTTTTACAAAGAATCGACAACCTCAAGAGAGACGTTGAGGATAGTTATCGAAGTGAAGTGGAAAGTTTGCGCAACaatatgcaaaatttcaagGTGCAGGTTGATGATAATCTGAAATTGCTGGAAGAAGAAAAAAGCAAGTCTAAATCTGCGTGGGTACAACTCTGTATTGCAAATATAAGGGCAGGTAGAATCGACGATGCTACGAAAGGTTTCACTAACATAGATAAGCCTTcatatcaaaaaatcattacGGAGGTGTATGAGAACAGACCAGAGAATGCAGATTCAGTGATGAATTTTCTGGAGGCCGTAGACTTGTACCATGAGCCCATAACTGGCTATGAAATATTGTATGATTATATGAAGAGGAACAATCAGCTGAACGGATCAAGAGGTCGACGGCTGCTAACTCATATTATGGCCTTAATTGCAGCGGACGATGAAAATTCGACTCGGGCAATCAATTTATTGAGTACATTTAAAAGCGATGTGTGA